In the Pseudomonas sp. ADAK2 genome, one interval contains:
- a CDS encoding putative bifunctional diguanylate cyclase/phosphodiesterase — protein sequence MPMNALLTRTNRRILIVDDTASIHQDFAKILSPQSIEDEDLDSTERALFGSTAAVTLQSFSLDSAFQGLEALDMVETALANDMPYAMAFIDMRMPPGWDGLETIERLWQVDPKLQVALCTAYSDYSWEDIDERLELGDRLLILKKPFDAIEIRQMASALTAKWQMTEDAALKMSLLEQAVEERTLELSDANIIVQNSPTILYRLRGEPSFPLMYISHNITKYGHIAAQLVASANWSKELIHPDDLSKVDDAMERVLDRHAEGASIEFRMRTGDGAWRWVENRYIPVRDAEGRLLEVEGIILDITERRLAEEKIALLARTDGLTGLANRATLIERLHQAFAANRRGATAFAIFYLDLDHFKRINDTLGHPVGDLLLQEVARRIKACVRENDVVARLGGDEFAILQLDVSDPTQSAALAVKVRDALVQPYSLGGNDVRASVSIGISSCTPDMLSADSLLTQADMALYRSKEQGRNQYHFHSEEINQEVVERMTIASDLKTAIDNEELELHYWPEVDLSTGKILGMEAQVSWNHPTRGLLEGPAFLPAAEKTGTIVALGHWVLDQACRQMRQWRDEDMAPPVIAIKLSLAQLKSGPELIYDVLRTTARWELCPWDLRFDVTEATLAQTKWTHNDVLPRLRELGVKIAIDDFGTEYSSFDYLKTYQVNHLKLAQAFIDTAAQDPASANTLRAIINFARDVGIGIIAEGVETQEQRSSLMATGSPMNAQGYFFSKAVSSQQAAELLKAGSIVPSGNEPGSPLDNLPRSTEDNG from the coding sequence ATGCCTATGAATGCGCTGCTGACACGGACCAACCGACGAATCCTCATCGTCGACGATACCGCTTCGATCCATCAGGATTTCGCGAAGATCCTCAGCCCGCAGTCGATTGAAGACGAAGATCTGGACAGCACCGAACGGGCGCTTTTCGGATCAACGGCGGCCGTCACCCTGCAAAGCTTCAGCCTCGACTCGGCCTTTCAGGGGCTTGAAGCCCTGGACATGGTCGAAACGGCGCTGGCCAACGACATGCCCTACGCCATGGCCTTCATCGACATGCGCATGCCGCCGGGCTGGGATGGCCTGGAAACCATCGAACGGCTGTGGCAGGTCGACCCCAAGCTGCAAGTGGCGCTGTGCACCGCTTATTCCGACTATTCCTGGGAAGACATCGACGAACGTCTGGAGCTGGGCGATCGCCTGTTGATCCTGAAAAAACCCTTCGATGCCATTGAAATCCGCCAGATGGCCAGTGCCCTCACCGCCAAATGGCAGATGACCGAAGACGCGGCGCTGAAAATGTCGCTGCTCGAGCAAGCGGTCGAAGAACGCACCCTGGAGCTGTCCGATGCCAACATCATTGTGCAAAACAGCCCGACCATCCTCTATCGACTGCGCGGCGAGCCGTCGTTCCCGCTGATGTACATCTCCCACAACATCACCAAGTACGGGCACATCGCCGCGCAACTGGTGGCGTCGGCCAATTGGTCCAAGGAGCTGATTCACCCGGACGACCTGTCGAAAGTCGACGACGCCATGGAGCGGGTACTGGACCGGCATGCCGAGGGCGCTTCCATCGAGTTCCGCATGCGCACCGGCGACGGCGCCTGGCGCTGGGTCGAAAACCGCTACATCCCGGTGCGTGACGCCGAAGGACGCTTGCTGGAGGTCGAAGGCATCATCCTCGACATCACCGAACGCCGGCTCGCCGAAGAGAAAATCGCCTTGCTCGCCCGCACCGACGGACTGACCGGGCTGGCCAACCGCGCCACGCTGATCGAGCGCTTGCACCAGGCGTTCGCCGCCAACCGTCGAGGCGCCACCGCGTTTGCGATTTTTTACCTGGACCTGGACCACTTCAAGCGTATCAACGACACCCTCGGCCATCCGGTGGGCGACCTGTTGCTGCAAGAAGTCGCCCGGCGGATCAAGGCCTGCGTGCGGGAAAACGACGTGGTCGCGCGCCTCGGCGGTGACGAGTTCGCGATCCTGCAGCTCGATGTCAGCGACCCGACCCAATCCGCGGCGCTGGCGGTCAAGGTCCGCGATGCGCTGGTGCAGCCCTACTCCCTGGGCGGCAACGATGTGCGGGCCTCGGTGAGCATCGGCATCAGCAGCTGCACCCCGGACATGCTCAGTGCCGACAGCCTGCTGACCCAGGCCGACATGGCGCTCTATCGCTCCAAGGAGCAGGGCCGCAACCAGTACCACTTCCATTCCGAGGAGATCAATCAGGAAGTGGTCGAGCGCATGACCATCGCCAGCGACCTGAAAACCGCTATCGACAACGAAGAACTCGAACTGCATTACTGGCCGGAAGTGGACCTGAGCACCGGCAAGATCCTCGGCATGGAAGCCCAGGTCAGCTGGAACCACCCCACACGCGGCTTACTCGAAGGCCCGGCGTTCCTGCCGGCGGCGGAAAAAACCGGGACCATTGTTGCCCTCGGCCACTGGGTGCTGGATCAGGCCTGCCGGCAGATGCGCCAGTGGCGCGACGAGGACATGGCGCCGCCGGTGATTGCGATCAAGCTGTCCCTGGCCCAGCTCAAGAGCGGTCCCGAGCTGATCTACGACGTGCTGCGCACCACCGCGCGTTGGGAACTGTGCCCGTGGGATTTACGCTTCGACGTCACCGAAGCGACCCTGGCCCAGACCAAATGGACCCACAACGATGTGCTGCCGCGCCTGCGGGAGCTGGGGGTGAAGATCGCCATCGACGACTTCGGCACCGAGTATTCCTCGTTCGATTACCTCAAGACCTACCAGGTCAATCACCTGAAACTGGCCCAGGCCTTTATCGACACCGCCGCCCAGGATCCGGCCAGCGCCAATACCTTGCGCGCGATCATCAACTTTGCCCGTGACGTGGGGATCGGCATCATCGCCGAGGGCGTCGAAACCCAGGAGCAACGCAGTTCGCTGATGGCCACCGGTTCGCCGATGAACGCCCAGGGCTATTTCTTCAGCAAGGCCGTCAGCAGTCAACAGGCCGCCGAACTGCTCAAGGCCGGGAGCATCGTACCTTCAGGTAACGAGCCAGGTTCGCCCCTGGACAACCTGCCGCGTTCGACGGAGGACAACGGATGA
- a CDS encoding HD domain-containing phosphohydrolase codes for MEEQLPTTLTDKPKVLLVDDEESILNSLRRLLRGQPFDVLLATSGAQALELMAQHSIDLVMTDARMPNMDGATLLAHIHQLYPTTTRILLTGYADLPTIIKAINDGQIHRYISKPWNDEEMLLTLRQALEHQHSERERRRLVQLTRQQNDQLKTLNSTLEKHVAARTSELQQTADMLDLAYEELKHSYVTGTEVFSLLANLRLPPAKQTNRQIIELVRVYCKLHGLDEGTSRDLTMAAALYNIGKLSWTDSMMITPSDMLHHLDRDRYREYPKQSESLLMTLDPMKDAARLILHHQERWDGSGFPDRLKGEAIPFGSRLLKLAVDFIELQRGLILERQMNSDEALVYIRSYAGRLYDPELVEDFIQVCAAYLSDVTLADPTVKVLTTRDLAPGMILARNLNADNGMLLLNAGKVLNGPLVDKLIAFETMEGAKYSVFVKVPEEVEALLERETS; via the coding sequence ATGGAAGAGCAACTCCCTACGACTTTGACCGATAAACCCAAGGTGTTGCTGGTCGACGACGAGGAATCAATCCTCAACAGCCTGCGGCGCCTGTTACGCGGCCAGCCCTTCGATGTGCTGCTGGCCACCAGCGGTGCCCAGGCCCTGGAGCTCATGGCGCAGCACAGCATCGACCTGGTGATGACTGACGCGCGCATGCCCAATATGGACGGCGCGACGCTGCTGGCGCACATCCATCAGCTCTATCCGACCACCACGCGCATCCTGCTCACCGGGTACGCCGACCTGCCGACCATCATTAAAGCCATCAACGACGGGCAGATTCACCGCTACATCAGCAAACCCTGGAACGACGAGGAAATGCTCCTGACCCTGCGCCAGGCCCTGGAACACCAGCACTCCGAGCGCGAACGCCGGCGCCTGGTGCAATTGACCCGGCAGCAGAACGATCAGCTGAAAACCCTCAATTCCACCCTGGAAAAACACGTCGCGGCGCGCACGTCCGAGTTGCAACAGACCGCCGACATGCTTGACCTGGCCTATGAAGAGCTCAAACACAGCTATGTCACCGGCACCGAGGTGTTCTCGTTGCTGGCCAACCTGCGCCTGCCGCCGGCCAAGCAGACCAACCGCCAGATCATCGAGCTGGTGCGGGTGTACTGCAAACTCCACGGCCTGGACGAAGGCACCAGCCGCGACCTGACCATGGCCGCCGCGCTCTACAACATCGGCAAGCTGAGCTGGACCGACAGCATGATGATCACGCCGTCGGACATGCTGCATCACCTTGATCGCGACCGTTATCGCGAGTATCCGAAGCAGAGCGAATCGCTGCTGATGACCCTCGACCCGATGAAGGATGCCGCGCGGCTGATCCTGCACCATCAGGAACGTTGGGACGGCAGCGGGTTTCCGGACCGGCTCAAGGGTGAAGCGATTCCGTTTGGTTCGCGGTTGTTGAAACTGGCGGTGGATTTCATCGAATTGCAGCGCGGGTTGATCCTTGAGCGGCAGATGAACAGCGACGAAGCGCTGGTGTATATCCGCAGCTATGCCGGGCGGCTCTACGATCCGGAATTGGTCGAGGATTTCATTCAGGTCTGCGCCGCGTACCTCAGTGACGTGACCCTGGCCGATCCAACGGTCAAAGTGCTGACCACCCGCGACCTGGCGCCGGGCATGATCCTGGCGCGCAACCTCAATGCCGACAACGGCATGTTGCTGCTCAATGCCGGCAAAGTGCTGAACGGGCCGTTGGTGGATAAATTGATTGCCTTTGAAACCATGGAAGGCGCGAAGTACAGCGTGTTCGTGAAAGTCCCCGAGGAAGTCGAAGCACTTCTGGAGCGCGAAACGTCGTAG
- a CDS encoding NUDIX hydrolase produces the protein MSTEPRIIHIAAALLIGPDGRTLLVRKRGTQAFMQPGGKIEPHEQPAHALARELEEELGLVIDTAQATYLGRFSAPAANEPGFVVQAELFLLTIDSDVCPAAEIEEVRWIDPATDGQLTLAPLTRDVILPFYRASLTAIA, from the coding sequence ATGTCAACTGAGCCCCGCATCATCCACATCGCCGCCGCCCTGTTGATCGGTCCCGACGGCCGCACCCTGTTGGTACGCAAACGTGGCACCCAGGCCTTCATGCAACCGGGCGGCAAGATCGAGCCCCATGAGCAACCGGCCCACGCCCTGGCCCGCGAACTGGAAGAAGAACTGGGCCTGGTTATCGACACCGCGCAAGCCACTTATCTGGGCCGGTTCTCGGCGCCGGCCGCCAACGAACCGGGTTTTGTCGTCCAGGCCGAACTCTTCCTGCTGACCATCGATTCAGACGTCTGCCCGGCGGCCGAGATCGAAGAGGTACGCTGGATCGATCCTGCCACCGACGGCCAACTCACGCTGGCACCATTGACACGGGACGTGATCCTGCCGTTTTATCGAGCCTCGTTGACCGCGATCGCCTGA
- a CDS encoding LysE family translocator: MIPLQDLLIFAAAALLMVLTPGPNMIYLISRSICQGRKAGVTSLLGVVAGFFVHLFAAAAGLTAVFLAVPMAYEVLKWAGALYLVWLAWQAVRPGARSPFEAQQLPPDSSRKLITMGFLTSALNPKIAVFYLSVFPQFISPEHGSVFTQSIVLGLTQISVSFCVNLLIAVFAAGIASWFVNNPTWLAVQRYFMGFVLAALAVRLMLEQRRTA; the protein is encoded by the coding sequence ATGATCCCGCTTCAAGATTTGCTGATCTTCGCCGCCGCCGCGTTGCTGATGGTACTGACGCCGGGGCCGAACATGATCTACCTGATCTCCCGGTCGATCTGTCAGGGGCGCAAGGCCGGCGTGACCTCGTTGCTCGGAGTGGTGGCGGGGTTCTTCGTGCACCTGTTCGCCGCCGCGGCCGGTTTGACCGCGGTGTTCCTGGCGGTGCCGATGGCTTATGAAGTGCTGAAATGGGCCGGCGCCCTATACCTGGTGTGGCTGGCCTGGCAGGCAGTCAGACCCGGCGCGCGTTCACCGTTCGAAGCCCAGCAGTTGCCGCCGGATTCGTCGCGCAAACTGATCACCATGGGTTTTCTGACCAGTGCCCTGAACCCGAAGATCGCGGTGTTTTACCTGTCGGTGTTTCCGCAATTCATCAGCCCGGAACACGGCTCGGTGTTTACCCAGAGCATCGTCCTCGGGCTGACCCAGATCAGCGTGAGTTTTTGCGTCAACCTGTTGATCGCCGTATTCGCGGCGGGCATCGCCTCGTGGTTCGTCAACAACCCGACCTGGCTGGCCGTGCAGCGTTATTTCATGGGCTTCGTGTTGGCGGCACTCGCGGTGCGACTGATGCTTGAGCAACGCAGGACGGCTTGA
- a CDS encoding GNAT family N-acetyltransferase, with amino-acid sequence MWIERLDASHALDYRALMLEAYDLHPQAFTSSVRERAVMPLSWWESRLTSKLDVVFGAFEDGQLAGIVGLAFEPREKARHKATLFGMYVSGKVRQRGVGFELVQAALTEAQNHPGLRLIQLTVTAGNEAAFKLYQRCGFIQYGLEPLAVRVGEDYFDKIHMWREL; translated from the coding sequence ATGTGGATTGAACGACTGGATGCCAGCCATGCCCTGGACTACCGGGCGCTGATGCTCGAAGCCTACGACTTGCACCCGCAGGCGTTCACCTCCAGCGTGCGTGAACGCGCGGTGATGCCGTTGAGTTGGTGGGAGTCGCGGTTGACCAGCAAGCTGGACGTGGTGTTCGGCGCGTTCGAGGACGGCCAGTTGGCGGGCATCGTCGGCCTGGCGTTCGAACCTCGGGAAAAAGCCCGGCACAAGGCGACGTTGTTCGGCATGTATGTGTCTGGCAAGGTTCGTCAGCGTGGCGTGGGGTTTGAACTGGTGCAGGCGGCGTTGACCGAGGCGCAGAACCATCCCGGATTGAGGTTGATTCAATTGACCGTGACGGCGGGTAATGAAGCTGCGTTCAAGCTGTACCAGCGCTGCGGCTTCATCCAGTACGGCCTCGAGCCTTTAGCTGTGCGGGTCGGCGAGGACTACTTCGACAAAATCCACATGTGGCGCGAGCTCTGA
- the metR gene encoding transcriptional regulator MetR, whose translation MLEIRHLKTLHALREADSLVDAADRLHLTQSALSHQFKELEERMGMPLFVRKTKPVRFTSAGLRLLQLADATLPLLRGAERDIARLAGGTAGRLHMAIECHSCFQWLMPTIDQFRDAWPEVELDLASGFSFAPLPALARGDLDLVVTSDPLELAGITYVPLFTYEAMLAVANQHRLANKAYIVPEDLLTETLITYPVERDRLDIFTRFLEPADVEPAQVRTSELTVMMMQLVASGRGVCGMPHWALHEYSSRGYVKAKRLGEKGLFATLYAGIRADMLDAPYMRDFLLTAKDTSFSTLDGVSAVR comes from the coding sequence GTGCTTGAAATCCGTCACCTGAAGACCCTGCACGCCTTGCGCGAAGCCGATAGCCTGGTGGATGCAGCCGACCGCCTGCACCTGACCCAGTCCGCCCTGTCTCACCAGTTCAAGGAACTGGAGGAGCGCATGGGCATGCCGTTGTTCGTGCGCAAGACCAAACCGGTGCGCTTCACCAGCGCCGGTTTGCGTTTGCTGCAACTGGCCGACGCCACCCTGCCACTGCTGCGCGGCGCCGAGCGTGATATCGCGCGGCTGGCCGGTGGCACCGCCGGGCGTTTGCACATGGCGATCGAGTGCCACAGTTGTTTCCAGTGGCTGATGCCGACCATCGACCAGTTCCGTGATGCCTGGCCGGAAGTCGAACTCGACCTGGCCTCGGGCTTCTCCTTCGCCCCGCTGCCGGCCCTGGCCCGTGGCGATCTGGATTTGGTGGTGACCTCCGATCCGCTGGAACTGGCCGGGATCACCTATGTGCCGTTGTTCACCTATGAAGCGATGCTCGCGGTGGCCAATCAGCACCGCTTGGCAAACAAGGCGTACATCGTTCCGGAAGATTTGCTCACCGAAACCTTGATCACCTATCCGGTGGAGCGAGATCGGCTGGACATCTTCACCCGCTTCCTGGAACCGGCCGATGTGGAACCGGCGCAGGTCCGCACTTCGGAACTGACGGTGATGATGATGCAACTGGTGGCCAGCGGTCGCGGCGTGTGCGGCATGCCCCATTGGGCGCTGCATGAATACAGCTCACGGGGTTATGTGAAGGCCAAGCGGCTGGGCGAGAAAGGCTTGTTTGCGACGCTGTATGCGGGGATTCGCGCGGACATGCTGGATGCGCCGTACATGCGCGATTTCCTGCTGACGGCCAAAGACACCTCGTTTTCGACCCTCGACGGCGTAAGCGCGGTTCGCTAA
- the metE gene encoding 5-methyltetrahydropteroyltriglutamate--homocysteine S-methyltransferase, translated as MALAHTLGFPRIGADRELKKALESYWKGDLDQDALKAVGRQLRATHWQLQKDAGIDLLPVGDFAWYDQVLSHSLVFGVIPERFDSTLGASGQPTLDTLFAMARGATTGCCGGEHTKAQYAQELTKWFDTNYHYLVPEFSADQQFKLSWEQLFDEVEEAKALGHNVKPVIIGPLTYLWLGKAKGNDFDKLDLLERLLPVYNEILGRLAEQGVEWVQIDEPILTLDLPQAWKSAFERAYHILQYSPLRKLVATYFSGLEDNLGLAVSLPVQGLHIDAVRAPDQLGQVLDRLPTYKILSVGLVNGRNVWRCELEQVLAQLQPAQERFGDNLWVSSSCSLLHSPVDLEREDKLDPELKSWLAFAVQKCGEIAVLRDALNDPQSPKVQTALAESRAIQASRAQSPRIHKAEVQARIAAVGAKDSQRHSPFAKRIEQQRARLQLPAFPTTTIGSFPQTGSIRLARQAFKQGKLSANDYTDAMHSEIRHAVQVQERLGLDVLVHGEAERNDMVEYFAEQLDGYLFTRFGWVQSYGSRCVKPAIIYGDLSRPNAMTVDWITYAQSLTDKVMKGMLTGPVTMLMWSFPREDVSRKIQAQQLALALRDEVVDLENAGIKIVQIDEAAFREGLPLRRAQWQEYLDWAVEAFRLTASGVRDETQIHTHMCYSEFNDVIKSIAAMDADVITIETSRSDMELLEAFEAFDYPNDIGPGVYDIHSPRVPDTTEMVKLMSKAVKRIPAERLWVNPDCGLKTRAWPETEAALVNMVAAARQLRSQLA; from the coding sequence ATGGCTCTGGCCCACACACTTGGTTTCCCGCGTATCGGCGCTGACCGCGAACTGAAAAAAGCCCTGGAATCCTACTGGAAGGGCGATCTCGATCAGGACGCGTTGAAAGCCGTCGGCCGCCAATTGCGCGCCACCCACTGGCAATTGCAGAAAGACGCCGGCATCGACCTGCTGCCGGTTGGTGACTTCGCCTGGTATGACCAAGTGCTGAGCCATTCCCTGGTCTTCGGCGTGATACCCGAGCGTTTCGACAGCACCCTTGGCGCAAGCGGCCAGCCAACCCTCGACACCCTGTTCGCCATGGCTCGCGGCGCGACCACTGGCTGCTGCGGCGGTGAACACACTAAAGCGCAATACGCCCAAGAGCTGACCAAGTGGTTCGACACCAACTACCACTACCTGGTCCCGGAATTCAGCGCTGACCAACAGTTCAAGTTGAGCTGGGAACAGTTGTTCGACGAAGTCGAGGAAGCCAAGGCCCTGGGCCACAACGTCAAACCGGTGATCATCGGCCCGCTGACTTACCTGTGGCTGGGCAAGGCCAAAGGCAACGATTTCGACAAACTCGACCTGCTGGAACGTCTGTTGCCGGTCTACAACGAAATTCTCGGTCGCCTCGCCGAGCAAGGCGTGGAATGGGTGCAGATTGACGAACCGATCCTGACCCTCGACCTGCCACAAGCCTGGAAAAGTGCCTTCGAGCGCGCTTACCACATTCTGCAGTACTCGCCGCTGCGCAAACTGGTCGCCACCTACTTCAGCGGCCTGGAAGATAACCTCGGCCTGGCCGTCAGCCTGCCGGTGCAAGGCCTGCACATCGATGCCGTGCGCGCGCCGGATCAACTCGGGCAAGTGCTGGATCGCCTGCCGACCTACAAGATTCTCTCGGTGGGTCTGGTCAACGGTCGCAACGTCTGGCGCTGCGAACTGGAGCAAGTCCTCGCGCAACTGCAACCGGCGCAAGAGCGCTTCGGCGACAACCTGTGGGTCAGCAGTTCCTGCTCGTTGCTGCACAGCCCTGTTGATCTGGAGCGTGAAGACAAACTCGATCCCGAGCTGAAATCCTGGCTGGCCTTTGCGGTGCAGAAGTGCGGGGAAATTGCTGTGCTGCGCGATGCCTTGAACGACCCGCAATCACCCAAGGTGCAAACGGCCTTGGCCGAGAGCCGGGCGATCCAGGCCAGCCGTGCGCAATCGCCACGCATCCACAAAGCTGAAGTTCAGGCGCGCATCGCCGCTGTCGGCGCCAAGGACAGCCAACGGCATTCGCCGTTTGCAAAGCGCATCGAACAACAACGTGCTCGCCTGCAATTGCCGGCATTCCCGACCACCACCATCGGCTCGTTCCCGCAGACCGGTTCGATCCGTCTCGCTCGCCAGGCCTTCAAGCAGGGCAAGCTGTCGGCCAACGATTACACCGACGCCATGCACAGCGAAATCCGCCACGCGGTGCAAGTCCAGGAACGCCTGGGCCTGGACGTGCTGGTGCACGGTGAAGCCGAGCGCAACGACATGGTCGAATACTTCGCCGAGCAACTGGACGGCTACCTGTTCACTCGGTTCGGCTGGGTCCAGAGCTACGGTTCGCGCTGTGTGAAACCGGCGATCATCTACGGTGACCTCAGTCGTCCGAACGCCATGACTGTCGATTGGATTACCTACGCCCAGAGCCTGACCGACAAGGTCATGAAGGGCATGCTCACCGGTCCCGTGACCATGCTGATGTGGTCGTTTCCGCGCGAAGACGTGTCGCGCAAAATCCAGGCACAACAACTGGCCCTGGCCCTGCGCGACGAAGTAGTGGACCTGGAAAACGCCGGGATCAAGATCGTGCAGATCGACGAAGCGGCATTCCGCGAAGGCTTGCCGCTACGCCGGGCGCAATGGCAGGAATACCTCGACTGGGCGGTGGAAGCGTTCCGTCTCACGGCGTCCGGGGTGCGGGACGAAACCCAGATCCACACCCACATGTGCTACAGCGAATTCAATGACGTGATCAAATCCATCGCGGCCATGGACGCCGACGTGATCACCATCGAAACCTCCCGTTCGGATATGGAATTGCTCGAGGCCTTCGAAGCCTTCGACTACCCGAACGACATCGGCCCGGGCGTGTATGACATCCACTCACCACGGGTACCGGACACGACCGAGATGGTCAAGTTGATGAGTAAAGCGGTGAAGCGCATTCCGGCTGAGCGGTTGTGGGTCAATCCGGATTGCGGGTTGAAGACTCGGGCGTGGCCGGAGACTGAGGCGGCGCTGGTGAATATGGTGGCGGCGGCGCGGCAGTTGCGCAGTCAGTTGGCTTAA
- a CDS encoding alpha/beta fold hydrolase has translation MRVFLFLAALLFSLASFAASRCDVNVPTEHVDLDQVSLAYQSIGRASDPALLLVMGLGGQLIHWPDEVVVALCQQGFRVIRYDNRDVGLSTWRQTPANANLTFEVLRYKLGLPVSAPYTLTDMAEDALGLMDALHVEQFHVLGASMGGMIAQHMAAMAPQRVESLTLIMTSSGAEGLPAPSAALVQLLSRRGAPNREVALEQQADLLAALSSPSVSDDRQELLQQAAASYDRAFNPEGVKRQIMAILAEPSRVALLNQLRVPTLVVHGTADPLLPVMHGVHLAAHIRGSQLKLIPGMAHRFQEAFKAPLLAAVLPYLQTHREDTSHWAQIEPVATPNLL, from the coding sequence ATGCGTGTATTTCTTTTTCTGGCGGCGCTGCTTTTCAGCCTGGCGTCCTTTGCGGCATCGCGTTGCGATGTCAATGTCCCGACTGAACATGTCGATCTGGACCAGGTCAGCCTGGCGTACCAGAGCATCGGTCGTGCCTCCGATCCGGCATTGCTGCTGGTGATGGGGTTGGGTGGGCAACTGATCCACTGGCCGGATGAGGTGGTGGTTGCGCTGTGTCAGCAGGGCTTTCGGGTGATTCGTTATGACAATCGCGATGTCGGGTTGTCGACCTGGCGCCAGACCCCGGCCAACGCCAACCTGACCTTCGAAGTGCTGCGCTACAAACTGGGCTTGCCGGTCTCGGCGCCATACACATTGACGGACATGGCCGAGGACGCGCTGGGCCTGATGGATGCCTTGCACGTCGAGCAATTCCACGTGCTGGGCGCGAGCATGGGCGGGATGATCGCCCAGCATATGGCGGCGATGGCACCGCAACGGGTCGAGAGCCTGACACTGATCATGACCAGCTCGGGCGCTGAAGGCTTGCCGGCGCCGAGCGCGGCGCTGGTGCAGTTGTTGTCGCGCCGGGGGGCGCCGAATCGCGAGGTGGCGCTGGAGCAACAGGCCGATTTACTTGCGGCCCTGAGCAGTCCGTCGGTGAGTGATGATCGGCAGGAGTTGTTGCAGCAAGCGGCGGCCTCGTACGACCGGGCATTCAACCCCGAAGGCGTGAAGCGCCAGATCATGGCGATCCTCGCCGAGCCGAGCCGGGTGGCGTTGCTCAACCAATTGCGGGTGCCGACGCTGGTGGTGCACGGCACGGCGGATCCGCTGTTGCCGGTGATGCACGGCGTACACCTGGCGGCGCATATCCGGGGCAGTCAGTTGAAACTGATTCCGGGGATGGCCCATCGTTTCCAGGAAGCATTCAAGGCGCCATTACTGGCGGCGGTGTTGCCGTACTTGCAGACCCACCGCGAAGACACCTCGCATTGGGCGCAGATTGAACCGGTGGCGACGCCGAACCTCCTGTAA
- a CDS encoding DsbA family oxidoreductase — MSNSLKIDFVSDVSCPWCVVGLYGLTQALDLLGDEVQAEIRFQPFELNPNMGPDGQNITEHISEKYGSTPEQSQKNREMIRARGAEVGFAFRTDGSSRIYNTFDAHRLLYWAGLEGLQFNLKEALFKAYFTDGGNPSDHPQLAQIAESVGLDRQRAEAILASDEYVKEVREEEQLWLSRGVSSVPTVVFNGQYAVSGGQPVETFVGAIRQIMSEAKGGTVNN; from the coding sequence ATGAGTAACTCCCTGAAAATCGATTTTGTCAGCGACGTGTCCTGCCCCTGGTGCGTCGTCGGTTTGTACGGCCTGACCCAAGCGTTGGACTTGCTCGGTGACGAGGTGCAGGCCGAGATCCGCTTCCAGCCCTTCGAGCTGAACCCGAACATGGGTCCCGACGGCCAGAACATCACCGAACACATCAGCGAAAAGTACGGCTCGACCCCCGAGCAATCGCAGAAAAACCGCGAGATGATCCGCGCCCGTGGCGCCGAGGTCGGGTTTGCCTTTCGCACCGACGGCAGCAGCCGCATCTACAACACCTTCGACGCCCATCGGCTGCTTTACTGGGCGGGGCTGGAAGGGTTGCAGTTCAATCTGAAAGAGGCGTTGTTCAAGGCGTATTTCACCGACGGCGGTAACCCGTCCGATCACCCGCAATTGGCGCAGATCGCTGAAAGTGTGGGGCTGGATCGGCAGCGGGCCGAGGCGATCCTGGCGTCCGACGAGTACGTCAAAGAGGTGCGCGAAGAGGAGCAGTTGTGGCTATCGCGGGGTGTGAGTTCGGTGCCGACGGTGGTGTTCAACGGGCAATATGCGGTCAGTGGCGGGCAGCCGGTGGAGACCTTTGTCGGGGCGATCCGGCAGATCATGAGTGAGGCGAAGGGCGGCACCGTCAACAACTGA